A single window of Mugil cephalus isolate CIBA_MC_2020 chromosome 1, CIBA_Mcephalus_1.1, whole genome shotgun sequence DNA harbors:
- the LOC125015473 gene encoding LOW QUALITY PROTEIN: caspase activity and apoptosis inhibitor 1 (The sequence of the model RefSeq protein was modified relative to this genomic sequence to represent the inferred CDS: substituted 1 base at 1 genomic stop codon) — translation MLKRKSGSAEKKRKHSQSDERHDSSKRKSTESNLEVSKEEMPMLPRTEGDXESMCTCLPFQPITAYISNKKEMLEQCFHVLGEKKLQKMLPDELKDLSLEEIKSLCWEQLESISEKNLTQILAGEELTSGNENSEKTLESQQDSNVDSTSCLKETAKTEEPKQEGGGVGSGEESDVLSINADTYDSDIEGPKEEQTVKAVDVAVKAGDGVGQCSEPPAKPVLTNPEPKKDIQSDIDRSVSEILALSSSSSKDEAKEQSGPPQPADAGSPAQTAAGGAAAVCQPSVQQLELLELEMRARAIKALMKASNGKTPCLTKNN, via the exons ATGCTCAAAAGAAAATCAGGCAGCGccgaaaagaaaaggaaacactcCCAGTCCGATGAACGACACGACAGCAGTAAAAGGAAAAGTACCGAATCCAACTTAGAGGTGAG CAAAGAAGAAATGCCT ATGCTGCCGAGAACAGAAGGTGATTAAGAGAGCATGTGTACTTGCCTGCCCTTCCAGCCCATCACAGCTTACATTAGCAACAAGAAGGAAATGCTGGAGCAGTGCTTCCACGTGTTGGGGGAGAAGAAGCTGCAAAAGATGCTGCCCGATGAACTGAAG GATTTAAGTTTAGAGGAAATCAAATCTCTGTGTTGGGAGCAACTGGAATCGATCTCTGAGAAAAATCTTACTCAGATCTTGGCAG GAGAAGAGCTGACAAGTGGAAATGAAAACTCTGAAAAGACCTTGGAAAGCCA GCAAGACAGTAATGTAGACTCTACATCATGTCTCAAGGAAACAGCAAAAACTGAAGAACCTAAGCAAG agggtgggggtgtgggCTCTGGAGAGGAGAGCGATGTCCTAAGCATAAATGCAGACACTTACGATAGTGACATTGAAGGACCCAAAGAGGAGCAGACAGTAAAAGCCGTGGACGTGGCGGTGAAAGCAGGAGACGGGGTTGGACAGTGCTCAGAGCCTCCTGCGAAACCCGTCCTGACAAATCCGGAGCCTAAGAAAGACATTCAAAGCGACATCGACAGGAGCGTCAGTGAAATCCTCGCGCTCTCCTCCTCGTCGAGCAAAGACGAAGCTAAGGAGCAGAGCGGCCCGCCGCAGCCCGCGGACGCCGGCTCACCTGCTCAGACTGCGGCAGGCGGCGCCGCTGCAGTGTGTCAGCCATCAGTTCAGCAGCTGGAGCTCCTGGAGCTGGAAATGAGGGCGAGGGCCATAAAGGCTCTGATGAAAGCAAGTAATGGGAAAACACCTTGTTTGACTAAAAACAATTAG